From Pseudomonadota bacterium:
CGCCGAAGCGACACTGAAGGCGGCCCAGGTCCTGTATGAGAAACACAAGCTGTTGACCTACCCGCGCACGGACTCGCGTTACCTGCCAAAAGACATGCGCGCGGAGCTGCCGAAGCTCTTTGGGGGACTCGAGCGCATGGGCGAGTATCGTGAGTTCGCGACCGAGCTGCTATCGCGGCCGGACGTCGACACGAAGCCTGGCCGGCGCGTGTTTGACGACAGCAAGGTCGCAGACCACCACGCCATCGTACCGACCGGCAAGAGCGCCTCGCTCGAGAGCTTCGGCCTCGCGGAGCGTAGCGTTTTCGATCTCGTGGCACGCCGCCTCCTCGGGGCGTTCTACCCGGATGCGGAATTCGCTACGACCGAGGTCTGGGTGCGCGTGGGCAAAGCCGCCGGAGCCCGCGCCGTGGAAACGCCCGGAAAGGCAGCTGCACAGTCGCCTACAGCTGCACAGTCGCCGAAAGACAGCGGCGAGCGCGAGCCCATGCACGAAGAGCCTCCGGCCCCACCCGACCGTTTTCGAGCGTTCGGACGCATGCGGCTGGTTGCGGGTTGGCAGCAGGTGGCGGGCATTGGCGAGCACGACGCCGGCGACGCCGGCAGTCCCGCCGCACCCACACTGCCCAAGCTGGGCAAAGGCGAGCTGCTCTCGGCGAGCTACAAGATCCTGGCCAAAAGGACCCGCCCTCCTGCGCGGCTGACCGAGGGCGCGCTGCTGCTGGCGATGGAAACCGCCGGGCGGTTGGTCGAGGTCGAGGCGCTGCGTGCCGCCATGAAGGACAACGGCCTGGGCACGCCTGCCACGCGAGCCGCCACGATCGAGACCTTGCTCAAGCGGGGATTCATCGAACGGCAGGGCAAAAGGCTCCATGCCACAGACGCGGGCATCGCCCTGATCGACGCGTTGCCCGTGACGAGCCTGGCATCGCCTGAGCTCACGGGTCAGTGGGAGGCACGCCTCGCGCGTATCTGCCGCGGCGAAGAGAGGCGCGAGAATTTCATGCGCGATATCTCGCAGTATGTTCAGGCGGTCGTGCGAGCGATCGCCGACACGGTGGGCACACCCGCCGCGGCAGGCCGAGCGCGCGGGCCGGCGCCCGCCCCCGAGCCCCTGGCAAAGGAGCCACGCCGCGCCGAACCCCCGGACCGGGTCTCGACGTCTACCCGTACCGCGCATGCACTCGAGGGAGTCGCTTGCCCTCGCTGCCAGACGGGCCGCATCATCGCTGGCAAGCGCGGCTGGGGGTGTGACCGCTGGCGTTCCGGGTGCGAGTTCGTGCTTTGGTTCGAGTTCGCTGGACGCAAGCTGACGCAAAGGCAAGCTTCCGATCTTGTCCACAAGGGCAAGACGCGCAAAGCCAGGTGGACCAGCGGGCAGGGGGTGCCGCGATCTGGACGTTTGGTGCTCGATCTGGAGGCCTCTCGGCAAGCGGGCGCCGCGGTGTTTGAACCCGCGTAGCGCAGCGAGGGGAGCCAGCGGATGCGCTTCCCATGCGTAGCCCCCGCACCAATCGTTGCGCCAACAAAGCGCCCGCGGACACGCCCCACACGCGGTACTGCGCGTAACCCGAGCGCCTCCATCGCCACCGGTATGTCTGCGGCACGTTGCTCGTTGGTGTACGCCTCGAGCGATGCGCCCTCCCCGACGAGGCGGTCGCGGCACGTCCGATACGCGGCCAGTCGTGCTGCGCTTCCACTGCGTAAGCAACCTGGAGGAGCTGTTCGAAATAGCGCTGTTGCCCTCCGGGGCAAGCCACACTGCGCAGGCGATGCTCCCCGCGATGGCGCATTAGTTGGTGCCCGTCCCGAAACTCACTCCCGTCGCCTGGCATGCGGCGCGGGGCCGTCTGCC
This genomic window contains:
- a CDS encoding DNA topoisomerase; its protein translation is MQLIVAEKPSVARDIARVLGIGQRQGNWILGRDRAVTWCVGHLVELEEPSAYDSRWKHWRMDTLPMLPTRFLLRPVERNKTQYQTLRRLMRDRRFSEVINACDAGREGELIFRYAYELAGCRLPVRRLWISSLTDEAIRKGFATLRPAAEYDHLAHAARCRSEADWLVGLNATRAVTLSRRPPTHPGRGKSPVYSLGRVQTPTLKLVVDREKAIRDFRPRDYWEIQGRFETAGGKTLHALWRHKGSTRLATQELAGQLLARCERYTQPDAETGPVVDELIQRRHKEPPPLLFDLTSLQRTANRRYGLSAEATLKAAQVLYEKHKLLTYPRTDSRYLPKDMRAELPKLFGGLERMGEYREFATELLSRPDVDTKPGRRVFDDSKVADHHAIVPTGKSASLESFGLAERSVFDLVARRLLGAFYPDAEFATTEVWVRVGKAAGARAVETPGKAAAQSPTAAQSPKDSGEREPMHEEPPAPPDRFRAFGRMRLVAGWQQVAGIGEHDAGDAGSPAAPTLPKLGKGELLSASYKILAKRTRPPARLTEGALLLAMETAGRLVEVEALRAAMKDNGLGTPATRAATIETLLKRGFIERQGKRLHATDAGIALIDALPVTSLASPELTGQWEARLARICRGEERRENFMRDISQYVQAVVRAIADTVGTPAAAGRARGPAPAPEPLAKEPRRAEPPDRVSTSTRTAHALEGVACPRCQTGRIIAGKRGWGCDRWRSGCEFVLWFEFAGRKLTQRQASDLVHKGKTRKARWTSGQGVPRSGRLVLDLEASRQAGAAVFEPA